In Streptomyces sp. NBC_00569, a single genomic region encodes these proteins:
- a CDS encoding class I adenylate-forming enzyme family protein, producing MIRRRPKGMPARLSYPEASVGDILAGSARRYPDRVALRDGDDTLTYAELHEQALRFARGLRQRGIAEGDAVALHQPNSLWFPVTYYGILLAGAVVAPLNPTLPPAALRAQLDEAEVRAAVTHPATAPALLAAGTDGLELVAVVPPSAVAPGDPAPLDGTVPLAELLAGDPEPGPHVPPDAVAHLSFTGGTTGRSKAVQVLHRHVVANCLQFTCWRAAAVPAVDPDGGIFLDPVAEAATEYTNQPGQGVSIAVAPFFHAMGLVGQSIGVLAGLTSVLAGRFDPERFLELAEKFGATQIAGSPALFHALLAAPAAQGRALSAVRVVNSGAAPIDTTTLRALRTLFPRACVVEGYGLTEATMGVTSGIVDPDDPVPIGSVGLPVFDTEIEIRDLVETGRRVPDGETGELWARGPQITAGYHGHPELTAEQFVDGWLRTGDLARCDERGHVYIVGRAKDMLIYKGYNVYPGQLEEILSGHPAVAQVSVIGVPAAEAGEIPAAYVVTRPDASPAPGPALAQELMAHVSARVAPYQRVREVRFLEALPTSAAGKVLKAELRRTHKA from the coding sequence GTGATCCGTCGCCGTCCGAAGGGCATGCCGGCCCGCCTCTCCTACCCTGAGGCATCCGTCGGGGACATCCTCGCCGGCTCGGCCAGGAGATATCCCGACCGGGTCGCCCTGCGCGACGGCGACGACACGCTGACCTACGCGGAACTCCACGAACAGGCGCTCCGCTTCGCACGGGGGCTGCGCCAGCGCGGCATCGCCGAGGGCGACGCGGTGGCACTGCACCAGCCCAACTCCCTCTGGTTCCCGGTCACCTACTACGGGATCCTGCTGGCCGGGGCCGTCGTGGCGCCCCTCAACCCCACCCTTCCCCCGGCGGCTCTGCGCGCTCAGCTGGACGAGGCGGAGGTCCGGGCGGCCGTGACGCACCCGGCCACGGCCCCGGCGCTCCTCGCCGCCGGCACCGACGGACTCGAACTGGTCGCCGTCGTACCGCCGTCGGCCGTCGCGCCCGGCGATCCGGCACCCTTGGACGGCACGGTGCCGCTCGCCGAGCTGCTCGCGGGCGACCCGGAGCCCGGCCCCCACGTCCCGCCCGACGCGGTCGCCCACCTGTCCTTCACGGGCGGCACGACAGGGCGCTCGAAGGCGGTCCAGGTGCTGCACCGTCATGTCGTGGCGAACTGCCTCCAGTTCACCTGCTGGCGCGCGGCCGCCGTGCCCGCGGTGGACCCCGACGGGGGCATCTTCCTCGACCCGGTGGCCGAGGCGGCCACCGAGTACACGAACCAGCCCGGACAGGGCGTCTCGATCGCCGTCGCGCCGTTCTTCCACGCGATGGGGCTGGTCGGCCAGTCGATCGGCGTACTCGCCGGACTGACGAGTGTCCTCGCCGGCCGTTTCGACCCCGAGCGGTTCCTGGAGCTGGCCGAGAAGTTCGGAGCCACCCAGATCGCTGGATCCCCCGCGCTCTTCCACGCCCTGCTCGCCGCCCCCGCCGCACAAGGCCGCGCGCTCTCCGCGGTCCGCGTGGTCAACTCCGGCGCCGCGCCTATCGATACGACGACGCTGCGGGCCCTGCGGACGCTGTTCCCCCGCGCGTGCGTCGTGGAGGGCTACGGGCTGACCGAGGCCACCATGGGCGTCACCTCGGGGATCGTCGACCCCGACGACCCGGTCCCGATCGGGTCGGTCGGCCTGCCCGTCTTCGACACCGAGATCGAGATCCGCGACCTCGTGGAGACGGGACGTCGCGTGCCCGACGGCGAGACGGGCGAGCTGTGGGCCCGCGGCCCGCAGATCACCGCCGGCTACCACGGCCACCCGGAGCTGACGGCAGAGCAGTTCGTCGACGGCTGGCTGCGCACCGGCGACCTGGCACGGTGCGACGAGCGCGGCCACGTCTACATCGTGGGCCGCGCCAAGGACATGCTCATCTACAAGGGTTACAACGTCTATCCGGGCCAGCTGGAGGAGATCCTCAGCGGCCATCCCGCGGTCGCGCAGGTCTCGGTGATCGGTGTTCCCGCGGCCGAGGCGGGCGAGATACCGGCGGCGTACGTCGTGACGCGTCCGGATGCCTCGCCGGCCCCCGGCCCGGCTCTCGCACAGGAGCTGATGGCGCATGTGTCCGCCCGCGTCGCGCCGTACCAGCGGGTGCGCGAGGTGCGGTTCCTCGAGGCGCTGCCGACCTCGGCCGCGGGGAAGGTCCTGAAGGCCGAGCTGCGGCGGACACACAAAGCGTAG
- a CDS encoding PaaI family thioesterase encodes MPDFAWGAGTGLDRIRTLAEELAHAPHVPYTQFGLSITQVDKGRVEMAWTPGESLLNRGGVVHGGFVATTLDEACGATVMSGSEPLTPFLTMSLNVEYLRPVRAGATYKVVGTVIKPGRLRTLVRAAVEDTAGRLCAEGTASMTPNRALLQTSGHAPTGTVA; translated from the coding sequence ATGCCCGACTTCGCCTGGGGCGCCGGCACCGGCCTGGACCGCATCCGCACGCTCGCCGAGGAACTGGCGCACGCGCCGCACGTCCCCTACACGCAGTTCGGCCTGAGCATCACCCAGGTCGACAAGGGGCGGGTGGAGATGGCCTGGACCCCCGGGGAGTCCCTCCTCAACCGGGGCGGTGTCGTGCACGGCGGCTTCGTCGCGACCACGCTCGACGAGGCGTGCGGCGCCACCGTGATGTCCGGGAGCGAACCCCTGACGCCGTTCCTGACGATGAGCCTGAACGTCGAGTACCTGCGCCCGGTCCGGGCGGGCGCCACGTACAAGGTGGTCGGGACGGTGATCAAGCCGGGCCGCCTGCGGACACTGGTGCGGGCGGCCGTCGAGGACACGGCGGGCAGGCTGTGCGCGGAGGGCACCGCTTCGATGACGCCCAACCGGGCCCTGCTGCAGACGTCTGGACACGCGCCGACGGGGACCGTAGCTTAA
- a CDS encoding DinB family protein, protein MTPPRIRPPYDADERTQLLAWLDMQRAVVEWKCEGVSEKDAHRSVLPASPAMTVAGVVSHLRWVEHCWFEVMLMGGAAEGPQFDDGPEDADMLVDDVPLEQLLGEYARQYARSNEITATNSLDQAGRHPDFRAGSASLRWILLHMIEETARHAGHLDAIRELLDGEKGYF, encoded by the coding sequence ATGACTCCTCCTCGCATACGCCCTCCCTACGACGCCGACGAGCGAACGCAGTTGCTCGCCTGGCTGGACATGCAGCGCGCCGTCGTCGAGTGGAAGTGCGAGGGCGTTTCCGAGAAGGACGCCCATCGCTCCGTACTCCCCGCGTCCCCCGCCATGACCGTGGCAGGGGTCGTGTCGCATCTGCGGTGGGTCGAGCACTGCTGGTTCGAGGTCATGCTGATGGGCGGCGCGGCCGAGGGGCCCCAGTTCGACGACGGGCCCGAGGACGCCGACATGCTCGTCGACGACGTCCCCCTCGAGCAGCTGCTCGGCGAGTACGCGCGCCAGTACGCCCGGTCGAACGAGATCACCGCCACGAACTCCCTCGACCAGGCGGGCCGGCACCCCGACTTCCGTGCCGGGTCGGCGAGTCTGCGGTGGATCCTCCTGCACATGATCGAGGAGACCGCCCGGCACGCCGGTCACCTCGACGCGATCCGTGAGCTCCTCGACGGCGAGAAGGGCTACTTCTGA
- a CDS encoding SRPBCC family protein → MPEISVDVHIGRSVTEVYDFLSDARNLPLWFSGVDTVAESAEPAGPGVAHVYRFPGRHRDQVLQCVAYVPGEHLVFRGDRMWNALGAQTPMYSFTLSPRPRGTLLRLTVQCRLTGALTLLAPVVAMAWRRDLPRDVRRLGERLGAPHCHVISAPRRVRLPISAAAPAAAPTTVPPAFAPPAPPRPQLRPEPRPEARPVPRPEPRPASVPAAKERAPRSAA, encoded by the coding sequence ATGCCAGAGATTTCCGTTGACGTCCACATAGGCCGATCCGTCACCGAGGTGTACGACTTCCTTTCCGACGCACGGAATCTCCCACTCTGGTTCTCGGGAGTCGACACCGTCGCCGAGAGCGCAGAGCCCGCAGGTCCCGGCGTGGCCCATGTGTACCGCTTTCCCGGGCGCCACCGGGACCAGGTGCTCCAGTGCGTGGCGTACGTCCCGGGCGAGCACCTCGTCTTCCGCGGCGACCGGATGTGGAACGCCCTCGGCGCCCAGACACCGATGTACTCGTTCACGCTCTCCCCGCGCCCCCGCGGCACCCTCCTGCGCCTCACGGTGCAGTGCCGCCTGACCGGCGCGCTGACACTGCTCGCGCCCGTGGTCGCCATGGCCTGGCGGCGCGACCTGCCGAGGGACGTACGCCGGCTGGGCGAGCGGCTCGGCGCCCCGCACTGCCACGTCATATCCGCCCCGCGGCGGGTACGCCTGCCGATATCCGCGGCGGCCCCGGCCGCCGCCCCCACGACCGTTCCACCGGCCTTCGCGCCGCCGGCCCCACCACGGCCGCAGCTTCGTCCCGAGCCCCGCCCCGAGGCCCGCCCCGTGCCCCGCCCCGAGCCGCGCCCCGCCTCGGTCCCGGCCGCCAAAGAACGCGCGCCACGCTCCGCGGCGTAA
- a CDS encoding TetR family transcriptional regulator, translating to MPSPVRTSAAGEGLRARRRRETEHAIHAAAVRLVEGHGLAGVTVDMISAAAGISQRTFFNYFPSKESALTIGPPPLPDALRRRLAHGDPAPRATLTELLDVLSAHITDDVVPDRELVQTTFRIAERHPELRAALHARFDAFEEQVREAVAERMAAAPADPRPRLLTGIALAVTRTALEQWSLGTAGDHASPEPDLRQCVDLLHTLMPKT from the coding sequence ATGCCCAGTCCGGTCCGTACGTCCGCAGCAGGCGAGGGCCTTCGCGCGAGGCGCCGCCGCGAGACCGAGCACGCGATCCACGCCGCCGCGGTACGGCTCGTCGAGGGGCACGGCCTGGCCGGGGTGACGGTCGACATGATCAGTGCCGCCGCCGGGATCTCGCAGCGCACGTTCTTCAACTACTTCCCGAGCAAGGAGTCGGCGCTCACCATCGGCCCGCCCCCGCTGCCGGACGCGCTCCGCCGGCGCCTCGCGCACGGCGACCCGGCGCCCCGGGCGACGCTCACCGAACTGCTCGACGTCCTGTCCGCGCACATCACCGACGATGTCGTGCCCGACCGCGAACTCGTCCAGACCACCTTCCGGATCGCCGAGCGGCATCCCGAACTGCGGGCGGCGCTCCACGCGCGGTTCGACGCCTTCGAGGAACAGGTGAGGGAGGCGGTGGCCGAACGGATGGCCGCCGCTCCGGCCGACCCCCGGCCCCGCCTGCTCACCGGCATCGCGCTCGCCGTGACCCGCACCGCGCTGGAACAGTGGTCACTGGGCACCGCCGGCGACCACGCCTCGCCCGAGCCGGACCTCCGGCAGTGCGTCGACCTGCTGCACACGCTCATGCCCAAGACCTGA
- a CDS encoding AMP-binding protein, with translation MKIEEYLEDLRARQARVRPHGTPSDVVYPLGEISVPDHVAHWARLRPDRAAVVFEGRTVTYRELDELSRRVAGRLASEGVGAGDRVAVHLPNCPQFLIAFLAVLRLGAVHVPVNPMFQGAELAYELEDCGAETVITRDTSLPLLASVRRQTAVRRVFVTSLTEMALAATAPDGVAIEGLAVHTWAQAVAHEPVDGGPADLDALAALNYTGGTSGLPKGCMHTQRHMIYTIATSAAATRQTADGEVVVLCYIPVFWIAGEDLGILNPLMLGGTSVLMPRWDPARVLRAIDTHKVTTMVGTVENYLELLDRPDFASYDLSSLVDPLCTSFIRKLDVGVRRRWEAAAGSHSVLREAAYGMTETHTIDVTPYGFQGDDQDLHAEPVFCGLPMPGTDIAVVSPVTGEPLPLGEAGEIVVRSPSVTTGYWNKPDATARQLRDGWLHTGDNGRINDDGCLHYLGRDKDLIKVKGMSVFPAEVEMLLCRHPDVHTAAVVPADDPSKGQVPVAFVTLRQKGAVGASALRDWARESMAAYKVPLVEIVDEMPMTTTMKIRKVDLTARAQQLADDR, from the coding sequence ATGAAGATCGAGGAGTACCTGGAGGATCTGCGCGCCCGTCAGGCCCGGGTCCGCCCGCACGGCACACCGTCCGACGTCGTGTACCCGCTCGGCGAGATCTCCGTGCCGGACCACGTCGCGCACTGGGCGCGGCTGCGTCCCGACCGGGCCGCGGTCGTCTTCGAGGGCCGCACCGTCACCTACCGCGAGCTGGACGAGCTGAGCCGCCGTGTGGCGGGTCGCCTCGCCTCCGAGGGGGTCGGCGCGGGCGACCGGGTCGCCGTCCACCTGCCCAACTGCCCCCAGTTCCTGATCGCCTTCCTGGCCGTGCTGCGGCTCGGCGCGGTGCACGTGCCGGTCAACCCGATGTTCCAGGGCGCCGAACTCGCCTACGAACTCGAGGACTGCGGCGCCGAGACCGTCATCACCCGCGACACCTCGCTCCCGCTGCTGGCTTCCGTACGCCGACAGACCGCGGTGCGACGGGTGTTCGTCACCTCGCTCACCGAGATGGCCCTGGCCGCGACCGCACCGGACGGTGTGGCGATCGAGGGGCTCGCGGTCCACACCTGGGCGCAGGCCGTGGCGCACGAGCCCGTCGACGGTGGCCCGGCCGACCTCGACGCCCTGGCCGCGCTGAACTACACCGGCGGCACGTCAGGCCTCCCCAAGGGCTGCATGCACACCCAGCGGCACATGATCTACACCATCGCCACCAGCGCCGCGGCCACCCGCCAGACGGCCGACGGCGAGGTGGTGGTCCTGTGCTACATCCCGGTCTTCTGGATCGCGGGCGAGGATCTGGGCATCCTCAACCCCCTGATGCTGGGCGGCACTTCGGTGCTCATGCCCCGCTGGGACCCGGCCCGCGTCCTGCGGGCGATCGACACGCACAAGGTCACCACGATGGTCGGCACCGTGGAGAACTATCTCGAACTGCTCGACCGGCCGGACTTCGCCTCGTACGACCTGAGTTCGCTCGTCGACCCGCTCTGCACCTCGTTCATCCGCAAGCTCGACGTCGGCGTCCGGCGGCGCTGGGAGGCCGCCGCGGGCAGCCACTCCGTCCTGCGCGAGGCCGCGTACGGCATGACCGAGACGCACACGATCGACGTGACGCCCTACGGGTTCCAGGGCGATGACCAGGATCTGCACGCCGAACCCGTCTTCTGCGGACTGCCCATGCCCGGTACGGACATCGCCGTGGTGTCGCCCGTCACCGGTGAACCGCTGCCGCTCGGCGAGGCGGGCGAGATCGTCGTGCGCAGCCCCTCGGTGACGACCGGCTACTGGAACAAGCCCGACGCCACGGCGCGGCAGCTGCGTGACGGCTGGCTGCACACGGGGGACAACGGCCGTATCAACGACGACGGCTGTCTTCACTATCTCGGCCGCGACAAGGACCTCATCAAGGTGAAGGGCATGAGTGTCTTCCCCGCGGAGGTCGAGATGCTGCTGTGCCGTCACCCCGACGTGCACACGGCCGCCGTCGTCCCGGCCGACGACCCGTCGAAGGGCCAGGTCCCCGTGGCTTTCGTGACGCTCCGTCAAAAGGGCGCGGTGGGCGCCTCGGCGCTGCGTGACTGGGCGCGCGAGAGCATGGCGGCCTACAAGGTTCCCCTGGTCGAGATAGTCGACGAGATGCCGATGACGACGACCATGAAGATCCGGAAGGTGGACCTGACGGCCCGCGCGCAGCAGCTCGCCGACGACCGCTGA